In one Nicotiana tomentosiformis chromosome 6, ASM39032v3, whole genome shotgun sequence genomic region, the following are encoded:
- the LOC138893900 gene encoding uncharacterized protein yields the protein MSMPCIVSASTREMFVFGGVTVAIHEVGDGHRCPLPQGPGKAESTNKVIIQNLKKKLEDANEANNEALRVKLDLLEEHRDLAYVRMVAQKQRMERYYNRRANLRYFKVEDLVLRKVTQSTWEVNTGKLGSTWEGPYRVSSLTGKGSYELENQDGVKLPSNWNVTHLKRYYC from the exons ATGTCAATGCCATGTATAGTTAGTGCATCAACCAGAGAAATGTTTGTATTCGGTGGTGtcaccgtggccattcatgaagtgggggatggaCATAGATGCCCCTTACCGCAAGGGCctggtaag GCGGAGTCAACCAACAAGGTAATTattcaaaaccttaaaaagaagtTAGAAGATGCCAATG AAGCAAATAATGAAGCATTGCGGGTCAAGCTAGATTTGCTAGAAGAGCACCGGgatctggcatatgtgaggatggtggcacaaaagcaaaggatggaaaggtattacaaccgcAGGGCAAATCTTCGATATTTCAAAGTTGAGGATTTGGTTCTGAGGAAAGTCACTCAAAGCACTTGGGAAGTTAACACCGGGAAGCTGGGATCGACATGGGAAGGACCTTACCGAGTTTCATCTTTAACCGGTAAAGGATCATACgaattggaaaatcaagatggagttaaactgccaagcaattggaacgtgactcacctcaaGAGATATTACTGCTGA